From Drosophila yakuba strain Tai18E2 chromosome 2L, Prin_Dyak_Tai18E2_2.1, whole genome shotgun sequence, one genomic window encodes:
- the LOC6526250 gene encoding cysteine-rich with EGF-like domain protein 2 isoform X1, protein MIMRLKDCWPAALVFIAAASASFSPEKPVPPPCRACTQLVGSFRAGLERTKRGHAGGDTAWEEEKLRSYKNSEVRLVEIQEKLCSDGEVINKDHCHNLANEHEALLEDWFTHKQTESPDLHSWLCIDQLTVCCQANTYGPDCLPCTECNGNGKCKGDGTRKGNGKCKCDPGYAGPNCNDCGPEHYESFRDEKKLLCTQCHAACGEGGCTGGGPKSCRKCKKGWSMDSEAGCVDINECLEQQRPYSCRPQQFCVNNEGSFSCLECDRSCDGCDGDGPDMCKKCADGYELRDGKCHDISAEQRSNYVSYTRMLTYFGMCVATCVIFQSSTHIAWGCIVGAAVAGYIAVSEYWINSEAEGGHQPQIDTKQLEELIMKSL, encoded by the exons atgataatgaGACTCAAGGATTGTTGGCCCGCAGCGCTAGTATTCATAGCCGCTGCATCGGCGTCATTTTCACCCGAAAAGCCTGTTCCTCCGCCCTGCAGGGCGTGCACCCAGCTCGTTGGCTCATTTAGGGCAGGACTCGAAAGGACAAAACGTGGACACGCGGGCGGGGACACGGCATGGGAGGAGGAAAAGTTGCGTTCGTACAAGAACAGCGAGGTGCGGCTGGTAGAGATCCAGGAGAAGCTATGTTCAGACGGAGAAGTGATAAACAAGGATCACTGTCACAACCTGGCTAACGAGCACGAGGCGCTTCTCGAGGACTGGTTCACCCACAAACAGACGGAAAGTCCGGACCTGCATTCCTGGCTTTGCATCGACCAGCTAACTGTCTGCTGTCAGGCGAACACCTACGGACCAGATTGCCTGCCCTGCACCGAGTGCAACGGAAATG GAAAATGCAAAGGAGACGGAACTAGGAAGGGTAACGGAAAGTGCAAATGTGATCCCGGCTATGCGGGTCCGAACTGCAACGACTGTGGACCGGAGCACTACGAGTCCTTCCGGGACGAAAAGAAATTGCTGTGTACACAGTGTCATGCGGCCTGTGGGGAAGGAGGCTGCACGGGAGGTGGTCCCAAGAGCTGCCGCAAGTGTAAGAAGGGCTGGAGCATGGACTCGGAGGCAGGATGTGTCGACATCAATGAGTGCTTGGAGCAACAGCGTCCCTACTCTTGCCGACCGCAGCAGTTCTGCGTGAACAATGAGGGCTCCTTCAGTTGCCTGGAGTGTGATCGCTCCTGCGATGGTTGCGATGGTGATGGTCCGGACATGTGCAAAAAGTGTGCGGATGGCTATGAGTTGAGGGATGGAAAGTGCCATG ATATTTCTGCGGAGCAACGCAGCAACTACGTAAGCTATACACGAATGCTTACCTACTTCGGAATGTGCGTGGCCACCTGCGTCATCTTCCAGAGCTCCACTCACATTGCTTGGGGTTGCATTGTTGGGGCGGCAGTTGCAGGGTACATTGCTGTTTCCGAGTACTGGATCAACTCGGAGGCAGAAGGCGGCCACCAGCCCCAAATAGATACAAAACAGTTGGAGGAACTAATCATGAAGTCCTTATAA
- the LOC6526250 gene encoding cysteine-rich with EGF-like domain protein 2 isoform X2 → MIMRLKDCWPAALVFIAAASASFSPEKPVPPPCRACTQLVGSFRAGLERTKRGHAGGDTAWEEEKLRSYKNSEVRLVEIQEKLCSDGEVINKDHCHNLANEHEALLEDWFTHKQTESPDLHSWLCIDQLTVCCQANTYGPDCLPCTECNGNGKCKGDGTRKGNGKCKCDPGYAGPNCNDCGPEHYESFRDEKKLLCTQCHAACGEGGCTGGGPKSCRKCKKGWSMDSEAGCVDINECLEQQRPYSCRPQQFCVNNEGSFSCLECDRSCDGCDGDGPDMCKKCADGYELRDGKCHVRSDSDSTVLGEESTHEEL, encoded by the exons atgataatgaGACTCAAGGATTGTTGGCCCGCAGCGCTAGTATTCATAGCCGCTGCATCGGCGTCATTTTCACCCGAAAAGCCTGTTCCTCCGCCCTGCAGGGCGTGCACCCAGCTCGTTGGCTCATTTAGGGCAGGACTCGAAAGGACAAAACGTGGACACGCGGGCGGGGACACGGCATGGGAGGAGGAAAAGTTGCGTTCGTACAAGAACAGCGAGGTGCGGCTGGTAGAGATCCAGGAGAAGCTATGTTCAGACGGAGAAGTGATAAACAAGGATCACTGTCACAACCTGGCTAACGAGCACGAGGCGCTTCTCGAGGACTGGTTCACCCACAAACAGACGGAAAGTCCGGACCTGCATTCCTGGCTTTGCATCGACCAGCTAACTGTCTGCTGTCAGGCGAACACCTACGGACCAGATTGCCTGCCCTGCACCGAGTGCAACGGAAATG GAAAATGCAAAGGAGACGGAACTAGGAAGGGTAACGGAAAGTGCAAATGTGATCCCGGCTATGCGGGTCCGAACTGCAACGACTGTGGACCGGAGCACTACGAGTCCTTCCGGGACGAAAAGAAATTGCTGTGTACACAGTGTCATGCGGCCTGTGGGGAAGGAGGCTGCACGGGAGGTGGTCCCAAGAGCTGCCGCAAGTGTAAGAAGGGCTGGAGCATGGACTCGGAGGCAGGATGTGTCGACATCAATGAGTGCTTGGAGCAACAGCGTCCCTACTCTTGCCGACCGCAGCAGTTCTGCGTGAACAATGAGGGCTCCTTCAGTTGCCTGGAGTGTGATCGCTCCTGCGATGGTTGCGATGGTGATGGTCCGGACATGTGCAAAAAGTGTGCGGATGGCTATGAGTTGAGGGATGGAAAGTGCCATG TGCGCAGTGATTCAGACTCCACGGTGCTCGGTGAAGAGTCCACGCACGAAGAACTGTAG
- the LOC6526251 gene encoding sodium/hydrogen exchanger 8 — MRVWVAYSAAALFLLVPAGAESISGQKMPQSNTSSNISTPDSSNSTHIVSDDLAGSPLGKVPASTAAPGNASTTRKGNTSTVVTEPPLIDSHAVEQEHNSSLSLFFVICVIMLGILLIHSMLQTGFQYLPESIVVVFLGALIGLSLNVMSGQNGSWKREEVFSPMGFFLVLLPPIIFESGYNLHKGNFFQNIGSILVFAIFGTTISALVIGAGIYLLGLAEVAFRLSFSESFAFGSLISAVDPVATVAIFHALDVDPILNMLVFGESILNDAISIVLTASITQSANVNAEASTGEAMFSALKTFCAMFFASAGIGVIFALISALLLKHIDLRKHPSLEFAMMLMFTYAPYVLAEGIHLSGIMAILFCGIVMSHYTHFNLSTVTQITMQQTMRTLAFIAETCVFAYLGLAIFSFKHQVELSFVIWAIVLCLIGRACNIFPLAFLVNKFREHKINNKMQFIMWFSGLRGAISYALSLHLNLDSQEKRHVIITTTLIIVLFTTLVLGGSTMPLLKYLKPGKKRRARGSGRSTTEEGGRRNGSGRKRSKSISLSKTREWGQAIDSEHLSELTEEEDVTFTQARDRFGRMDRKYFIPFFTRRFNSQELHECKSQMADLTNKWYQAIRVSPLDSDESDEEIGLAASTSQSHLTRS, encoded by the exons ATGAGGGTTTGGGTAGCTTATAGTGCGGCTGCACTTTTTCTCCTGGTGCCAGCTGGGGCGGAAAGCATCAGCGGACAGAAGATGCCCCAAAGCAACACATCCAGCAACATCTCCACGCCAGATAGTAGTAACTCCACGCACATCGTGTCGGACGACCTGGCAGGCAGTCCGCTGGGAAAGGTCCCGGCCTCGACTGCTGCACCTGGCAATGCAAGCACTACGAGGAAGGGGAACACATCCACAGTGGTCACAGAGCCGCCTCTCATCGATTCCCATGCTGTCGAGCAGGAGCACAACTCCTCCCTCTCACTGTTTTTCGTCATCTGCGTTATCATGCTGGGCATCCTGCTTATCCACTCTATGCTGCAGACCGGCTTCCAGTACCTGCCGGAGAGCATTGTGGTTGTCTTTCTGGGCGCCTTAATTGGCCTTTCGCTAAACGTCATGTCTGGGCAGAATGGCAGCTGGAAACGAGAGGAGGTGTTCTCGCCCATGGGCTTCTTTCTGGTGCTCCTGCCGCCCATTATATTCGAGTCCGGCTACAATCTCCACAAGGGAAACTTCTTTCAGAATATCGGATCCATATTGGtctttgccatttttggcACCACGATTTCTGCACTGGTCATCGGGGCGGGGATTTACCTGCTGGGCCTGGCAGAGGTGGCATTTCG ATTAAGCTTTTCGGAATCCTTTGCCTTTGGTTCACTTATCTCTGCTGTTGATCCTGTGGCAACAGTGGCAATTTTCCATGCACTTGACGTAGACCCCATACTTAACATGTTGGTATTCGGCGAGAGCATCCTCAACGACGCCATATCTATTGTGCTGACTGCATCCATCACCCAATCCGCCAACGTGAATGCTGAAGCCAGCACTGGAGAAGCCATGTTCAGCGCGTTGAAGACCTTTTGCGCGATGTTCTTTGCGTCGGCAGGCATTGGAGTCATATTTGCATTAATATCGGCTCTCCTTCTGAAGCACATCGATCTCCGAAAGCATCCATCCCTCGAGTTTGCAATGATGCTAATGTTTACCTACGCACCTTACGTCCTGGCAGAGGGAATACATTTAAGCG GTATTATGGCTATACTATTTTGCGGAATTGTGATGTCCCACTACACGCATTTCAACCTATCCACT GTTACTCAAATTACAATGCAACAGACGATGAGAACGCTAGCCTTCATTGCAGAGACCTGCGTCTTTGCTTATCTTGGACTAGCCATCTTTTCCTTTAAACACCAAGTTGAACTATCGTTTGTTATATGGGCCATTGTGCTTTGCCTCATTGGTCGCGCCTGCAATATTTTTCCACTCGCGTTTTTGGTCAACAAATTTCGCGAGCACAAGATCAATAACAAGATGCAGTTCATTATGTGGTTTTCGGGCCTACGCGGCGCCATTTCCTACGCGCTATCTTTGCACTTGAATCTTGACAGCCAGGAGAAACGACACGTCATCATAACAACTAC ATTAATCATTGTGCTATTTACCACGCTAGTTCTGGGGGGCTCCACAATGCCACTGCTGAAGTACCTTAAGCCCGGAAAAAAGCGACGTGCACGCGGCTCTGGAAGGAGTACCACTGAGGAGGGAGGACGTCGCAACGGCAGCGGTCGGAAAAGGTCAAAATCTATTTCCCTGTCAAAAACTCGCGAATGGGGTCAAGCAATCGACTCTGAACACTTGTCTGAACTTACTGAGGAAGAGGACGTTACCTTTACCCAAGCGCGCGATCGTTTTGGGCGCATGGATCGCAAGTACTTTATTCCGTTTTTTACACGTCGGTTCAATAGTCAGGAATTGCACGAGTGCAAGTCACAGATGGCTGACCTGACTAACAAGTGGTACCAAGCCATTCGAGTTAGTCCATTGGATTCAGATGAATCTGACGAAGAGATAGGACTAGCGGCGAGCACAAGTCAAAGTCATTTGACACGGTCCTAG